The following coding sequences are from one bacterium SCSIO 12741 window:
- a CDS encoding T9SS type A sorting domain-containing protein, giving the protein MARWTLLVFLLSAFSGWSQSRYWVASSTGNWNDVSNWSTSSGGAAGASVPGAGNTAIFNGNGTGKCVLDIAPTVGGLTVSGYGDTLDVNGNTFSITGAIDFTDGVMVDGSTGGSCSINSTGTTYFRGTQFDVPVTCVTARMYLNGSTFNGKADLTHNGASSAHGNGGNVFNDSTWIRNTGTSYLLSANVSPDTFRTALEINNSGSNRIHMTYAAAGSYFDCNVTLNNTGTDRITIGSNNGTATLTAGNQFLIGSGGYAANYLDLRNVTQLGATAQSITLTGTARLDMRGNTWNGDFTCVAPVVYTQTSRYNGTLTITQNGTVNSSSSGGNFVVGNTILNCTGSGYLMMGNGTADTFSLNVTANNTGSYRFYMAQNGVGHYIGGDLVVNSSGSGTDGNIYISNASTASLSISGKCRINQTSTATSSTIYLAEQGDLTIGDSLVIVNNGTGTTSQVAVANGTASAVVLNGATAITNQGAITTSRIYMGNNGDMTFNGNLTITNSATSTNSEIYLHNGTASANQYQENILLSSSGAGCDGIFFGNSGGSATLAAGKTITVGAAYSAGNLLLRNITQSGTTAQSITITGTGYLNSYNNNWGGNISFTAPRMYSRGSRYAGTLYLEKTGATNDASVGGNIVLGNAELVNSGSGYFLMGNGTPDTFQLNLIMTNSGSHNLYLAYNSAGNYVGGTLTANNAPTGGSNSMYFGGVNGTGLTVQGKTTLNNTGSATTSSIYFGEQATIVVNDSLVINQAVTGTFANVVVANNSNSTVTVNGSARVRQTAGVNRSNLYLGNGGDLTITGTLYALNGASAATSDLYMADDSASTVTLGGNATIINNGSGTISRVYLGNTGDVVANGTLDLTNSTSATNSRFYCANNAYSTLTLNQNIQVSCTHANAQGFYFGNSAGTTNLASGRTLTIGTSFIAGDLFLRNFNQTGPTPHALTITGTGYIYNYNSNWGGNVTFIAPRMITRGTTYSGTAYLEKNGATDDNSAGGNTFTGNATLVNSGSGYVRMGDGSPDVFSGHLTIENTASDHFVLGQNSTGNTVAGNLTLTSSTSGTSAHSYISNSTTSGVSISGKTYVTNTSTAATGNVYIGATGDLTLGDSLIVTNAPTGASGTVYIGNSSTSQVTINGPLTVTNSGAGTTKRCYVGYWGDVTINGNTTVSSSASATNSHMIFGDEDSSHTTFNGNLVISNTDASGDGYHFGNNGGSATLANGFTVSVGTSFIGGNLIFRNFTQVGGTPQSMTITGTGYIYFYDSQWGGNISFTGPRILARGSTFSGTSYLEKTGASDDYSVGGNTFTGNAELVNSGSRVMAMGNGSPDVFSANLTMNNTGSNHLHVAYNSAGNTVAGNVIANNATSGSGGHLYLSNGGNSTLAITGKTYLTNTSTAASGHLYLGGTGDVTLGDSLIVVHNPSGASGVFYMAASHGSIITANGPVTVTNSGAGTTKTSYLGNWGDITFNDNVHLTNTATANTAVIYCNNEDSSNNQYNGNIEVSSTDASSDGIYFGNSGGRSTLAAGQTVTVGTSFIGGSLIFRRFTQVGPTPQAATITGTGYLYNDYSNWGGNVTFVGPRIITRGTTYSGTAYLEKTGGSDDSSPGDNTFTGNAELRNSGSGRIYLGNGTRDTYTADVTLTNSGTSSIYFAHNSAGNTVGGNVIVSQSNTGSGVTVLSSASASTLAITGKCVVSNTGSGVTSNIYVGDGGDVTIGDSLVVTNNATSTTADVYIGDDATSSVNISGHSQFTNTGGGTNHRFYVGANGDLVFTGNLTMTNNSTATNNQFYCNNSSNSSNNYNGNIVVSSTNAASDGIYFGNSGGTGTLAATRTISVGSSFIAGYLYFRDFNQVGATAQTLAITGGTGYIYNYNSSWGGDVNFSGPRHVTRGTTYHGTATLEKNGASDDPSVGGNTFMGDVVLTSSGSGYFLMGNGSPDAFTGNVTMNNSGSYRMYLAHNSAGNTIGGNLIINNSASGSSPYVYISTASASTLAITGKLVVNNTSTAAAANVYIGDAGDITVGDSLLYNGNATGTSSSVYLGNQSNSQITIGGFARFTVNGAGTTYRTYLGSSGDVIFNGDLEIVNANSSSNSEFYLNYGSSSSNSYNGNIQVSSTHASCDGVYFGAGGGSGTLANGRTITIGSGFIGGNLYLRNFTQVGGTPQALTITGTGYIYNYDSQWGGNVTFIGPRMITRGTTYSGTSYLEKNGATNDQSVGGNTFTGNAELVNSGSGYFLMGSGSSDAFGANLILTNTGSYRMYLAYNSAGNTVAGNLTVNNSPSGSTPYVYLTDINASTLAVTGKLIVNNAGSATNANIYVGNNGSVTVGDSLVLDNNSTGNNSQIYVANGVNSSVTVTGATAVTNRGSGTSYRVYLGSNGDVTFNGPVTLTNSSTANNSEIYCNYNANSNNQYNQDVTVASTIAGSDGIYFGRNGGTSTMAAGRTVIVGSFVSGDLYYRNFTQNGNAAHTANITAGTGYVYNYNSNWGGNVTASAPRVYCRESTFNGTSSFTKNGSGNDDMYGGNVFQGDVTFTNNGTSRMILANNAADDYNGDANYIKTGSSRIYPAYNTVCTHAGDINFNSDIAITFGNANGRVVFDGTGAQSINDLGASPTSIFRRITLDNSADDVTLNVPISVTVDLTFTNGNIISDAANLITFYDNSVASGASNNSHVDGPVAKVGNDAFAFPVGDNGMYRPLSISAPSSGSANFQAQFISDNPRVAVGNTLTAPIDHVSQMEYWTLDRNASTNAVSVTLSWGTGSGDVTNLGDLVVSHYTGGSWTSEGNGGTTGNTTAGTITSSGTISSFSPFSLGSITSENPLPVELVSFEAIPNKEDNVVDLVWITASEVNNDYFTVERTQDLDWFETVVEVAGAGTTNERQEYHEVDPKPLEGISYYRLKQTDFDGKETKFDLRKVAFNPEIDIDIQLYPNPNDGMNLYLQIPNNNEEELNVLISDFLGKEYLLDFSVYNHGTHSVITMELNKVLAPGSYFVNIEVGGKVYTHKLIVQ; this is encoded by the coding sequence ATGGCCCGGTGGACGCTGCTGGTATTTTTACTCAGCGCTTTTTCGGGATGGAGCCAATCACGGTATTGGGTAGCTTCATCCACAGGTAATTGGAATGATGTAAGCAATTGGTCAACCTCATCAGGAGGTGCCGCTGGTGCCAGCGTGCCTGGTGCTGGTAATACGGCCATCTTCAATGGTAATGGTACAGGAAAGTGCGTCCTGGATATTGCCCCTACCGTGGGTGGTCTCACGGTCAGTGGCTACGGAGATACCCTTGATGTAAACGGAAATACCTTTTCCATAACAGGTGCCATCGATTTTACCGATGGTGTCATGGTGGATGGAAGTACCGGAGGATCTTGCAGTATAAATTCAACGGGAACCACTTATTTCAGAGGAACTCAATTCGATGTTCCTGTAACCTGCGTCACCGCCCGAATGTACCTCAACGGTAGTACCTTCAATGGCAAAGCTGATCTTACCCATAACGGAGCCTCCTCTGCACACGGAAATGGAGGAAACGTATTCAACGATTCAACCTGGATTAGAAACACTGGAACCAGTTACTTGTTATCGGCCAATGTATCTCCAGACACTTTTCGCACAGCTTTAGAAATTAACAATTCAGGATCCAATCGGATTCACATGACCTATGCTGCTGCTGGTAGTTATTTTGACTGTAACGTTACTCTCAACAATACAGGAACTGATCGCATAACCATTGGAAGCAACAACGGAACGGCCACCCTTACAGCAGGTAACCAATTTCTTATTGGGAGTGGTGGTTATGCAGCCAATTACCTGGATTTAAGAAATGTTACTCAATTGGGAGCCACTGCCCAGTCTATCACCCTTACGGGAACTGCTCGATTGGATATGCGTGGCAATACCTGGAATGGTGATTTTACTTGTGTTGCACCTGTTGTATATACCCAAACCTCCCGGTATAATGGAACGCTTACCATTACCCAAAACGGTACGGTGAATAGCTCTTCTTCAGGAGGAAACTTTGTGGTAGGGAATACCATTTTAAACTGTACGGGCTCTGGCTATCTCATGATGGGTAACGGTACGGCAGATACCTTCTCCTTGAATGTTACCGCAAACAATACCGGAAGTTATCGCTTCTACATGGCCCAGAATGGAGTGGGGCACTATATTGGTGGAGACTTAGTAGTCAACTCAAGTGGCTCAGGAACGGATGGTAACATCTACATCTCCAATGCATCGACCGCCTCACTATCTATTTCAGGAAAATGTCGCATCAACCAAACGTCCACTGCAACTTCGTCAACTATTTATCTAGCTGAACAAGGGGACTTGACTATAGGAGACTCCTTAGTTATTGTGAATAACGGAACCGGAACAACGAGTCAGGTTGCTGTAGCTAACGGAACTGCCTCGGCTGTGGTGCTCAACGGTGCCACTGCAATCACCAACCAGGGAGCCATTACAACCAGCCGAATTTATATGGGGAACAATGGTGACATGACCTTCAATGGCAACCTTACTATCACCAACAGCGCAACCAGCACCAACTCAGAAATTTACTTACATAACGGAACGGCTAGTGCCAATCAGTATCAGGAAAACATTTTATTGTCTTCTTCCGGTGCCGGTTGTGACGGGATTTTCTTTGGTAACTCAGGTGGTTCCGCTACTCTCGCTGCTGGGAAAACCATTACCGTGGGTGCTGCTTACAGTGCCGGTAACCTGTTGCTTAGAAACATTACTCAGAGCGGAACTACTGCTCAATCGATTACCATTACCGGAACGGGGTATTTGAACAGCTATAATAACAACTGGGGAGGTAATATCTCCTTTACAGCTCCGAGAATGTACTCTCGAGGATCCAGATATGCAGGAACCTTGTACCTGGAAAAAACCGGGGCCACCAATGATGCCTCAGTGGGTGGAAATATCGTGTTGGGAAATGCCGAACTAGTGAATTCCGGAAGTGGATACTTCCTCATGGGTAATGGAACGCCAGACACCTTTCAGCTTAACTTGATCATGACCAATTCCGGAAGTCACAACCTTTATCTGGCTTATAATTCGGCTGGAAACTATGTGGGCGGTACTCTAACCGCAAACAATGCACCTACCGGAGGCTCCAATAGCATGTACTTTGGAGGAGTTAATGGAACTGGACTTACCGTTCAAGGTAAAACGACGCTTAACAACACCGGATCAGCAACTACCAGTAGTATTTATTTCGGTGAGCAGGCTACCATTGTGGTCAATGATTCGTTGGTGATCAATCAGGCCGTTACCGGAACCTTTGCCAACGTTGTAGTGGCCAATAATTCGAACTCCACCGTAACTGTAAACGGGAGTGCTCGGGTTAGGCAAACGGCAGGCGTTAATAGATCAAATCTCTATTTAGGAAACGGAGGAGATCTAACGATAACAGGAACCTTGTATGCGCTCAACGGAGCTTCTGCTGCCACCAGCGATCTCTATATGGCTGATGACTCAGCTTCTACAGTAACTCTGGGAGGAAATGCCACCATTATCAACAATGGATCTGGAACTATATCGAGGGTTTATTTGGGAAACACAGGCGATGTTGTTGCTAACGGAACCCTGGATCTGACCAACAGCACTTCAGCGACCAATTCACGCTTCTATTGTGCGAACAACGCGTACAGTACCCTTACTCTCAATCAAAACATACAGGTGTCTTGTACGCATGCGAATGCTCAAGGATTTTACTTTGGAAATAGTGCGGGTACCACCAATCTGGCAAGTGGACGAACTTTAACAATTGGTACCAGTTTTATCGCCGGGGATCTTTTCCTACGGAATTTCAATCAAACCGGTCCAACGCCTCATGCTCTAACCATTACGGGTACAGGATACATTTATAACTACAACAGCAACTGGGGTGGTAACGTAACCTTTATCGCTCCACGAATGATAACCCGAGGCACCACATACAGTGGAACGGCCTATTTGGAGAAGAATGGAGCCACAGACGATAATTCAGCAGGGGGTAACACCTTTACCGGAAATGCTACCCTGGTGAATTCAGGAAGCGGCTATGTTAGAATGGGAGATGGGTCACCCGATGTTTTTTCTGGTCATCTAACGATCGAAAATACAGCCAGTGATCATTTTGTGCTCGGTCAAAACAGTACTGGAAATACAGTAGCTGGAAACCTGACCTTGACGAGTTCGACTTCCGGAACTTCGGCGCACTCCTACATTAGTAATTCCACTACTTCGGGAGTGAGCATTTCAGGAAAGACCTACGTTACCAATACGAGTACAGCGGCTACTGGAAATGTGTACATTGGAGCCACCGGTGATTTGACTCTCGGTGATTCCTTAATTGTTACTAACGCACCGACTGGAGCAAGTGGAACGGTTTACATTGGAAATTCCAGTACGTCACAGGTGACAATCAACGGCCCATTAACGGTAACAAACTCGGGTGCTGGAACCACAAAGCGGTGCTACGTTGGATATTGGGGAGATGTAACCATCAACGGAAATACGACAGTTTCCAGCAGTGCGTCAGCCACCAATAGTCACATGATTTTTGGCGATGAAGATAGTAGTCACACCACCTTTAACGGAAATCTGGTAATATCGAATACGGATGCCAGCGGTGATGGATATCATTTTGGAAACAACGGAGGTAGTGCTACGCTTGCCAATGGGTTTACTGTTTCAGTCGGAACCTCTTTCATTGGTGGAAATTTGATCTTTAGAAACTTTACCCAAGTAGGCGGAACTCCACAGTCCATGACGATTACCGGAACTGGGTATATCTATTTTTACGATAGTCAATGGGGCGGAAACATTTCGTTTACCGGTCCGAGAATACTGGCACGCGGGTCTACTTTTAGCGGAACCTCTTACCTGGAGAAAACGGGTGCTTCGGATGACTACTCTGTTGGGGGAAATACCTTTACCGGCAATGCGGAATTGGTAAATTCAGGTAGCCGTGTTATGGCCATGGGAAATGGTTCTCCCGATGTGTTCTCAGCAAATTTGACCATGAACAATACCGGTTCCAATCATTTGCATGTGGCCTACAACAGTGCTGGCAATACCGTTGCCGGTAACGTTATTGCTAACAATGCGACAAGCGGATCAGGAGGGCACCTCTATTTAAGTAATGGTGGAAATTCAACCTTGGCAATTACCGGAAAGACCTATCTGACCAATACCTCCACCGCTGCTAGCGGTCACCTATATTTGGGTGGAACAGGGGATGTTACCTTAGGAGATTCGTTGATTGTGGTGCATAATCCTTCAGGCGCTTCCGGGGTGTTTTATATGGCTGCCAGCCACGGGTCCATAATCACAGCCAATGGCCCTGTAACCGTTACCAACAGTGGAGCAGGTACCACCAAAACATCTTACCTGGGTAACTGGGGTGATATTACGTTTAACGATAACGTTCATTTGACCAATACGGCCACGGCCAACACAGCGGTGATTTACTGCAACAATGAAGATAGTAGCAACAACCAATACAATGGGAATATAGAAGTATCAAGTACCGATGCTTCCAGTGATGGAATCTATTTTGGAAATTCAGGAGGTCGTTCAACTTTGGCTGCCGGTCAAACGGTGACTGTGGGAACAAGCTTTATTGGTGGAAGTTTGATTTTCCGTCGATTTACCCAAGTAGGACCTACCCCTCAAGCAGCGACCATTACAGGAACCGGGTATTTGTACAACGACTACAGTAACTGGGGTGGTAATGTGACCTTTGTGGGGCCTCGAATCATTACTCGTGGAACGACTTATAGCGGAACCGCATATTTGGAAAAAACGGGGGGCTCGGATGATAGTTCACCAGGAGATAACACCTTTACCGGTAATGCGGAACTTCGAAACTCGGGATCAGGCCGAATCTATTTGGGGAATGGCACTCGGGATACTTATACGGCAGATGTAACCCTGACCAACTCGGGGACAAGCAGTATCTATTTTGCTCATAATTCAGCTGGAAATACCGTAGGTGGTAATGTCATCGTTAGCCAGTCGAACACCGGATCTGGAGTAACTGTGTTGAGTTCTGCTTCGGCATCAACTCTTGCTATAACCGGAAAGTGTGTAGTGAGTAATACGGGAAGTGGAGTCACTTCAAACATTTACGTTGGAGATGGAGGAGATGTAACCATTGGAGATTCTCTGGTTGTTACCAATAATGCTACTTCTACAACAGCCGATGTATACATTGGTGATGACGCGACTTCATCCGTGAACATTAGTGGTCATAGCCAATTTACGAATACCGGAGGTGGAACAAATCACCGTTTTTATGTAGGTGCCAATGGTGACCTTGTATTTACCGGTAACCTAACCATGACCAACAACTCAACCGCGACAAATAACCAGTTTTACTGCAACAATTCTTCTAATAGCTCGAATAACTACAACGGGAACATCGTTGTGTCCTCCACCAATGCCGCATCTGATGGAATCTATTTCGGAAACAGCGGCGGAACAGGAACTTTAGCAGCTACGCGTACCATTTCAGTCGGGTCTTCCTTTATCGCAGGATATTTGTATTTCCGGGACTTTAATCAGGTTGGAGCCACTGCTCAAACATTGGCCATCACTGGTGGTACAGGTTACATCTACAACTACAACAGTTCTTGGGGCGGTGATGTGAACTTCTCCGGACCGAGACATGTTACTCGGGGAACGACCTATCATGGGACGGCTACCTTGGAGAAAAACGGTGCTTCTGATGATCCTTCTGTAGGAGGAAATACCTTCATGGGGGATGTGGTTTTGACCAGTTCTGGAAGCGGATACTTTCTTATGGGAAATGGTAGTCCTGATGCCTTTACAGGAAATGTAACTATGAACAACTCTGGGAGCTACCGCATGTACCTGGCGCACAACAGTGCCGGAAATACCATTGGAGGTAACCTGATCATTAACAACTCTGCTTCTGGTTCAAGTCCTTACGTATACATCAGTACCGCTTCGGCGAGTACGCTGGCAATTACAGGAAAGCTTGTTGTAAATAATACCAGTACCGCTGCTGCTGCCAATGTTTACATCGGAGACGCCGGAGATATCACGGTAGGTGACTCCCTCTTATACAACGGTAATGCCACAGGAACGAGTTCGAGCGTTTACCTCGGCAATCAATCCAACTCTCAAATTACGATTGGTGGTTTTGCCCGATTTACGGTCAACGGTGCGGGAACCACTTACCGGACCTATCTTGGAAGTAGCGGTGATGTTATTTTCAATGGAGATTTGGAAATTGTGAATGCCAACTCATCGTCCAATTCGGAGTTTTACCTCAATTATGGATCAAGCAGCTCCAACAGTTACAATGGAAATATTCAAGTGTCGAGCACGCATGCCAGTTGCGATGGTGTTTACTTCGGAGCCGGAGGAGGATCGGGTACTTTGGCCAATGGTCGTACGATCACCATTGGATCAGGATTTATTGGAGGAAACCTTTATCTCCGCAATTTCACACAGGTAGGAGGTACGCCTCAAGCACTAACCATTACTGGAACAGGATATATCTATAACTACGATAGCCAATGGGGAGGAAATGTAACCTTTATAGGCCCTCGAATGATAACCCGTGGAACAACCTATAGCGGAACGTCCTACCTGGAAAAGAATGGAGCAACAAACGATCAATCCGTAGGAGGAAACACCTTTACCGGAAATGCAGAATTGGTGAATAGTGGATCGGGTTACTTCTTGATGGGAAGTGGTAGCTCTGATGCTTTTGGCGCCAATTTGATCTTAACGAACACAGGATCTTACCGCATGTATTTGGCTTATAATTCAGCCGGAAATACAGTGGCCGGAAACCTTACGGTGAATAACTCTCCGAGCGGGTCAACCCCATACGTTTACCTGACCGATATTAACGCCTCTACATTAGCAGTAACCGGAAAGTTGATCGTAAACAATGCCGGAAGCGCAACCAATGCGAATATCTATGTAGGTAATAATGGGTCGGTTACGGTAGGCGATTCCTTGGTATTGGATAACAATTCTACCGGGAATAATTCACAGATTTATGTGGCCAATGGTGTGAATTCGTCAGTAACAGTTACTGGAGCCACAGCAGTAACCAATCGCGGATCAGGAACCTCCTACCGGGTTTATTTAGGTAGCAATGGTGATGTGACCTTTAATGGGCCGGTAACACTGACCAACAGCAGTACCGCAAACAACTCTGAGATTTACTGTAACTACAATGCCAATAGTAATAACCAATACAATCAGGATGTGACCGTGGCTTCTACCATTGCAGGTAGTGATGGGATCTATTTTGGCCGTAATGGTGGAACGTCTACCATGGCTGCGGGAAGAACAGTAATCGTAGGAAGCTTTGTAAGCGGTGACCTTTACTACCGGAATTTTACCCAAAATGGAAACGCCGCTCATACCGCTAACATTACAGCTGGTACAGGCTACGTGTACAATTACAACAGCAACTGGGGAGGAAATGTGACGGCAAGTGCACCTCGGGTTTATTGCCGGGAATCCACTTTCAATGGAACGAGCTCCTTTACCAAAAACGGGTCAGGAAATGACGATATGTATGGTGGAAATGTATTCCAGGGTGATGTGACCTTTACCAATAATGGAACCAGCCGAATGATTTTGGCCAACAACGCAGCCGATGATTACAACGGCGATGCTAACTACATAAAAACAGGATCTTCTCGAATTTATCCGGCTTATAATACGGTGTGTACCCATGCTGGTGACATCAACTTTAACTCTGACATTGCCATCACTTTTGGAAATGCCAATGGCCGGGTGGTTTTTGATGGAACGGGTGCTCAAAGTATTAATGATTTAGGAGCTTCACCAACTTCAATATTCCGTCGAATTACCTTGGATAATTCCGCAGATGATGTGACGCTAAACGTACCTATTTCAGTAACCGTAGATTTGACCTTTACCAATGGTAATATCATCTCCGATGCGGCGAATTTGATTACTTTCTACGATAACTCTGTGGCATCGGGAGCATCCAATAATTCCCATGTGGATGGACCAGTGGCCAAAGTTGGAAATGATGCATTTGCCTTCCCGGTAGGGGATAATGGAATGTATAGACCGCTATCTATTTCCGCACCATCTTCGGGTTCGGCAAACTTCCAGGCTCAGTTTATCAGTGACAATCCGAGGGTGGCTGTTGGAAATACCCTAACCGCCCCGATCGACCACGTGAGCCAAATGGAATACTGGACCCTGGATCGAAATGCGAGTACCAATGCGGTAAGTGTTACCCTGAGTTGGGGTACAGGAAGTGGGGATGTGACTAATCTGGGTGATTTGGTGGTGAGTCATTACACCGGTGGATCATGGACCAGTGAAGGAAATGGAGGCACAACTGGAAATACAACCGCCGGAACCATTACTTCCAGTGGAACTATATCTTCTTTTAGTCCTTTCTCCTTAGGATCGATTACCAGTGAAAATCCACTTCCGGTAGAATTGGTCTCCTTTGAGGCTATTCCTAACAAAGAGGATAATGTGGTGGATCTTGTGTGGATCACCGCTTCTGAGGTGAACAACGATTACTTTACAGTAGAACGTACGCAGGATTTGGATTGGTTTGAAACCGTGGTTGAAGTTGCCGGGGCCGGAACTACCAACGAGCGTCAGGAATACCACGAAGTGGATCCGAAACCTCTGGAGGGAATTTCCTACTACCGTTTGAAGCAGACCGACTTCGACGGAAAGGAAACCAAGTTTGATTTGAGAAAGGTGGCGTTCAATCCGGAAATAGACATTGACATTCAGCTTTATCCGAACCCGAATGACGGAATGAATCTTTACTTGCAAATTCCGAATAACAACGAAGAGGAATTGAATGTTTTGATCAGCGACTTTTTGGGCAAGGAGTACCTACTCGATTTTAGTGTTTACAACCATGGAACCCATTCTGTCATTACCATGGAATTGAACAAAGTTTTGGCTCCTGGAAGTTACTTCGTAAACATCGAAGTAGGCGGTAAGGTGTATACGCACAAACTAATTGTTCAGTAA
- a CDS encoding DUF2795 domain-containing protein, with amino-acid sequence MYWTLELASYMEDAPWPATKEELIDYALRRGAPLEVVENLQEIEDEGEVYESIEDIWPDYPSKEDFFFNEDEY; translated from the coding sequence ATGTACTGGACGTTAGAATTAGCATCATATATGGAGGATGCTCCTTGGCCGGCAACTAAGGAAGAGTTGATTGATTACGCATTGCGTAGAGGAGCACCCCTAGAAGTAGTAGAAAATCTTCAGGAAATCGAAGATGAGGGAGAAGTGTATGAGAGTATCGAAGACATTTGGCCCGATTATCCATCCAAGGAAGATTTTTTCTTCAACGAAGACGAATATTAG
- a CDS encoding cob(I)yrinic acid a,c-diamide adenosyltransferase, translating into MKVYTKTGDKGETSLLGGTRVSKDDIRIETYGTVDELNSHVGLIRDQEMDSSLKEVLIEIQDRLFTLGSHLASDPEKTPRKLPGMSEDDITLLEQKMDEMNEELEPMRSFVLPGGHTTVSYCHIARCVCRRAERLAIRLKRESYVDSLGIRYLNRLSDYLFVLSRRLTQDLGATEIPWEPRI; encoded by the coding sequence ATGAAAGTGTATACCAAAACGGGAGACAAAGGGGAAACCTCTTTGTTAGGAGGTACTCGTGTGTCCAAAGACGATATTCGAATTGAAACCTATGGTACCGTAGATGAGTTAAACTCCCATGTTGGGCTCATTCGGGATCAGGAAATGGATTCATCCCTCAAAGAAGTACTTATAGAGATACAGGATCGCCTGTTTACCCTCGGTAGTCATTTGGCTTCTGATCCGGAAAAAACGCCCCGAAAATTGCCTGGTATGTCCGAAGACGACATCACCCTTTTGGAGCAGAAAATGGATGAAATGAACGAAGAACTCGAACCTATGAGATCCTTTGTTTTGCCCGGTGGACATACCACCGTATCCTATTGCCACATTGCCCGCTGCGTGTGCAGAAGGGCCGAAAGACTGGCGATTAGACTGAAGCGGGAGAGTTATGTAGATTCACTGGGAATACGATATTTAAACCGTTTGTCGGATTATTTGTTTGTGTTATCACGCCGTTTAACCCAGGATTTGGGTGCAACTGAAATCCCTTGGGAGCCAAGAATTTAA